The Armatimonadota bacterium genomic interval GGCTCACCGTACTGACGACCTGCCCGCAGCCTGTCGTCGGCTGCCAGTTACTCCCCTCGGTCCCGGTGCGGCCGGGACGGACACCACCATAGCAGCACCGGGCGGTGCGGTCAAACGGGAGGGGCGCGGGCCATGAGTGTCGCGGCCGTCGTACTCGCCGCAGGCCTGGGCAAGCGCATGCGATCGGCCCGCCCCAAGGTCGTGCATCCCGTCGGGGGCCGCCCGATGCTCCTGTACGTCCTCGACGCCGTGCGCGCCGTCGCCACGCGCTCGCCGATCGTGGTGGTGGGTCACGGGGCGGAGGCGGTACGGGCCGTGTTGCCCGCGGATGTCCAGGTCGCGGTCCAGGGCGAGCCGCGCGGGACTGCGGACGCCGTCCGCGCGGCCATGCCGCTGCTGGAGGGTTTTCAGGGCGCGGTGGTCGTCGCCTTCGGGGACACGCCGCTGGTCAGCGCGCAGACCTTTCGGGCCCTCGTCGCCGCGCACCTAGATCAGGGCAACGCCGCGACGCTGGTTACCGCTCGGCTGCACGACCCCCACGGCTACGGCCGGATCGTGCGGGACGGGGCGGGAGCGTTCGTGCGCATCGTCGAGGAGCCCGACTGCGACGAGCGCGAGCGTGCCATCCAGGAGATCAACACGGGCATCGCCTGCTTCCGGGCCGACATGCTGCACAACGCGCTGGCGCGCGTGCGGCCGGACAACGCGCAGGGCGAATACTACCTGACCGACGTCTTCCGCCTGCTGCAACAGGCGGGCGCGCGCATCGGGACTGTGTCCGCAACGGAGGTGACGGAGATCATGGGCATCAACTCGCGGCGCGACCTCGCCTCCGCCGAAGCAGCGATGCGGCGGCGCACCCTCCAGCGGCTGATGGACGAAGGGGTCACGGTCGTCGATCCCGACACGACGTTCGTGGATGCGGCAGCGCGGATCGAACCCGACACCGTGCTCCACCCGTTCACCGTGATCGAAGGGGAGACCACCATCGGCCGGGGGTGCGCGATCGGGCCCGGCGCCCATCTTGTCGGCGCGCGCGTCGCCGACGGCGTGCAGATTCGGTGGTCGGTCGTCGAGCACAGCGAGATCGGGGAAGGCTCCTACGTGGGCCCGTACGCTCACCTGCGGCCCGGCACTCGCCTGGGTCGGAGGGTAGAGGTCGGAAACTTCGCGGAGATCAAGAACTCCCAGGTGGGCGACGGAACCCGCATCCACCACGTGTCGTATCTGGGCGACGCGACCGTCGGCCGAGAGGTCAACATCGGCGCGGGCACGATCACCTGCAACCTGCGCTACGGGGTGCGCGGCAAGCAACCGACGGTGATCGAGGACGGAGCGTTCATCGGCAGCGACACGATGCTCCAGGCACCGGTGCGGATCGGCGCGGGCGCGGTGACGGGCGCAGGGTCAGTGGTGACCAAAGACGTACCGGCCGGCAAGGTCGCCGTCGGGGTGCCGGCCCGAGTGATCCGCGCCGCCAAACCGGATGGGGAGGGCCAGCCGTGAACACCTCCCCCAAGCTCTTCGCCGGCACCGCCAACCCGCCGCTGGCGCGCAGGGTGGCCGCGTGCCTGGACGTCCCCCTGGCGGAGGCGCACGTCGCGCGCTATCCGGATGGCGAGATCGAGGTGCGCCTGGACGAGAGCGTCCGCGGCCAGGACTGCTTCGTGCTGCAGCCCACCTGCCCGCCGGTGAACGAGAACCTGGTCGAGCTGCTGGCGATCGTCGACGCGCTGCGCCGGGCGTCGGCGTCGAGCATCACGGCGGTCGTCCCCTACTTCGGGTACGCGCGTCAGGACCGCAAGGCCGGGCCGCGCGAGCCGGTGACCGCCAAGCTCGTGGCCAACCTCCTGACGCGTGCCGGTGTGGACCACCTCCTGGCCATGGACCTGCACGCTGGCCAGATCTCCGGCTTCTTTGACATCCCACTGGACCACCTCAGCGCCCGCATGCTGCTGGCCGACTACTTCGCGCACAAGGAGCTGCACAACCCCGTCGTGGTCTCGCCGGACATCGGCGGCGTCCGAAGGGCCCGCGAGTTCGCCCAGGCGCTGGGCGCACCGCTGGCGATCATCGACAAACGGCGGGACCGGCCCAACCAGGTCGCGGAGGTCGTGCACGTGATCGGCAAGGTCTACCGTCGGACGGCGATTTTGGTGGACGACATCGTGGACACCGCGGGCACGCTGGTCATGGCGGCGCAGGCGCTGGTGCGCCGCGGGGTCGTCGAGGTCTATGCATGCTGCTCGCACGCCGTGCTGTCCGGTCCGGCGGTGGAGCGCATCGCCGCGTCGGCGATCCGCGAGCTCGTGGTCACCGACTCGATCCCCCTGCGTCCGTCCCGGCGGCTGGACAAGATCCGCGTGATCTCGGTGGCGCGGCTGCTGGCCGACGCGATCGCGCGGATGCACGCGAAGACGTCGGTGAGCGAACTGGTGACCGAGCGCCTGGTGGCGGAGGTCGTCGAGGGCTGACCGGCCCCACGGATGCTAGAATGGCTGACGGTGGGCCCTCGCCCGCCGACCGCCATTTGCCATGTTCATTCCGCCTTACGTCTTGGCCGCGGTCCTCGCGTGGTTCGTCACCTACTGGACGACGCCCACCGCGCGTTGGGTCGCGCGGCGCGTGGGCGCAGTGGACTTCCCCGGCGGCCGGCGAATCAACCGCAGGCCCCTGCCGCGTCTGGGCGGCATCGCCCTGTTTGCGGGCATCCTCGGGGCCGCGCTGCTCACGCTGCCGATCCGGGGCGACATCGCCGTCGTGCGCGAACCCCGCTACCTGGTTCTGGCTGTCCCCTACGCCGCGATCGCGCCGGAGTACGTCGGGGTGCTGCTGGGCGCCGTGGCGATCAGCTTGCTGGGGCTGTACGACGACGTCCGTCCGCTGTCCGGCGCGGTGAAGTTCCCCCTCATCTATCTGGCGGCGGCGATCCCGACGCTGTTCGGGGTGAGCGCCTCGTTCGTCACCAACCCGATCAGCGGCCAGCTGCTGCCGCTGGGCGTGTACGGGCAGATCTTCACCGTGCTGTGGATCGGCTCGGTGGCGATCGCGATGAACCTGATCGACGGCGTGGACGGTCTGGCAGCCGGCATCGCGGCCATCGTGAGCGCCACGCTGTTCGCGGCGACTTTGGCCAGGCCGAACCTGCCGATGATGATCCTGTGCGCGGCGGTGGTCGGCAGCGCCGTCGGCTTCCTGCGCTACAACTTCAACCCAGCGCGCATCATCATGGGGGACGGCGGCGCGATGCTGCTGGGTTACCTGCTGGGCGCGATGTCGGTGCTGGGCGTGTTCAAGACCATCACGGCCCTATCGCTGGCCGTGCCCCTGCTGGCGATGGGCGTGCCGATCTTCGACACGGCGTTTGCGATCCTGCGGCGGGCGCGGCGCGGCCTGCCGATCTTCCACCCGGACCGCGGGCACCTGCACCACCGACTGCTGGATCGAGGCCTGACGCAGCGGCAGACCGTCTTTTTGCTCTATGGCGCCACGGGGCTGCTGGGGACGCTGGCCCTGATCGTCGCCGACAGCGTGGACCGGCACATCTCAGTCGGCCTGGCGGTCATCCTCACGGTGACGCTGCTGGTCTTCGCCCGCCGCCTGGGACTGATGGCGCCCGCACGCGGTCCGCTCGCCGGCGGCCCTCCGTCTCCGTGACCCGCAGCGCTGCGATCCCCGTGCTCGCCATCGTGGGCACGCGTCCGGACGCCGTCAAGATGGCGCCGGTCGTCCAGGCGCTGCGAGGCGATCCGGCCTTTCGTACCATCCTCGTCGCTACCGCCCAGCACCGGGAGATGCTGGACCAGGTGCTCCCTCTGTTCGATCTCGCTCCGGACGTCGACCTGGACGTGATGCGCCCGCATCAAACCCTCACGGAAATCACCACGCGGACGCTGGACCGCCTCGACGAGGTGTTCGCAAGGACCCGTCCGGAAATGGTTCTCGTGCAGGGGGACGCGGCGCCGAGCTTCTGCGGCGCCCTCGTCGCTTTCTACCACCGCGTCGCCATCGGGCACGTCGAGGCCGGGCTGCGCACCTACGACAAGTACCATCCGTTCCCGGAGGAGATGTACCGGCACATGACCGGCGTGCTGGCTGACCTGCACTTCGCCCCGACGGCGGCGGCACGCGAGAACCTGCTGCGCGAGGGCATCCCCGCGGACCGCATCTTCGTCACCGGCAACACCGTCATCGACGCGCTGCATCAAATCTCCGCTCGGCCGATTGCCGCCGACGCCCTGCCGGAGGTTCCATCAGACCGCCGGATCGTTTTGGTGACCGCGCACCGGCGAGAGAACTGGGGCGAGCCGATGCGCCGCATCTGCGCGGCCTTGCGGACGCTCGTGGAGCGCTTCCCCGACATCGAGGTGGTGTTTTCGGTGCACCGCAACCCGATCGTACGTGAGGTCGTATACGAGGCGCTGGGTGGCTTGCAGCGCGTGCACCTGATCGAGCCACCTGACTACGGGCCCTTCGTGCACCTGCAAAAGCGCTCCTACTTGATCCTCACCGATTCCGGCGGCGTGCAGGAAGAAGCGCCCGGGCTGGGGACTCCGGTGCTCGTCATGCGGGAGACGACCGAAAGACCAGAGGGTGTCGCCGCCGGCGTCGTGCGCGTGGTCGGCACGGACGAGGAGGTACTGGTGCGAGAGGCCTCCCGGCTCCTAAGCGACGCCGAGGCCCATCGGGCGATGGCGAACGCCGTGAATCCCTACGGGGACGGGCGCGCGAGCGCGCGCATCGTGCAGGCGCTCCGTTTTCACTTCGGCCTCGCATCCGGACCGCCCGAGGCGTTCGATCCCCCTGCCCCTCGCGGAACCTTTTGAGCCCTCCCGCACGTAGCGGTAGCATGACGGTAGGGATGCGACGCCACTGGCCGCTTGCCGCTGTCGTGCTGCTGGCGCTGGGGGCTGCCGTCCTGGCGGCTCCTGCGCCCGACCCCAACCTCGTGCGCGCCACGATCGGCGGCGTGGTCGTCCAGACGGTCGCCGTCGGAGACGCCGTCGAGGAGGGCGTCCCCCTGGTGTTCGTCCGAACCGCCACCAAGCCTCGGGAGGTCGCCGCCCGCGCTCCACGGGACGCCGAGGTCGCAGACGTGCTGGTCCGCGTGGGCGAGCGCATTCGGGTTGGCGACCCCGTCGTCCGCCTGACCGCTCCGTAGCGCCTCCAGCCCGTCCGACCCTGGCTTCCGGCCGCGGGCATGCGGCTTTGCCTGCCCGGCAAGGAGGACTCCACGCGACATCGTTACGGTGCGCGCACACTGCTTGTGATAGCATGTTTCCGCGTGCTCCCCGAAGTTCGAGTCTGGGTAGCAGGGGTGTCTTGTATGAATCGGAAGGCCTGGGTCCAGGTTTCCTACGCTGTCCTGATCATCGCGCTCGTGCTCCCAGCGAGCGCAGCGGTGGCGCAGGACGACCCCGCGATCCTGCCCGTGGACGCGATTCGGCCAGGGATGCGGGGCGTGGGCCGCACCGTGATTCGCGGCACACGCATCGAGGAGTTCCCGTTCGAGGTGCTCGGCGTCACCCAGGGACCGCCGGGCAAGCTGGTTTTGTTCCGGGCCGGCGGTGAGGTGATCCGCCGCAGCGGAGGCACGGCTGCGGGCATGAGCGGCAGCCCGATGTACATCGGCGGGCGGATGGCCGGCGCGCTCTCGTACGGGTACGTCTTCGCCGGACCGGACAGCGACTTGGGGCTGTTCACGCCGATCGAGGCAATGCTCGCCGTCCTGCGCGGCGGTCGCGGCGCCGGTCGGCCGTCGGGGGTGGTGGCGCTGGATCGCCCGCAGCGCATCGGCGGACGCGTCGTGCATGCGATCGCTCTCACCGCCAGCGCCGAAGAAGCACAGCGCATCGAGGCGGGGCGCGGACCCGTCGCGGCGATGGCGCCGGTCGCCGTCCCGCTGCTGGTCTCGGGGGCCAGCCCGCGCGCTTTCCGCATGCTGGAAGAGACTTTGCGTTCGGCCAACGTCGTCCCGATCCAGAGCTACGGGGGCACCCGCACGTTTCCCGAAGCACCGCTGGTGCCCGGCAGCGCGGTCGGCGTGGCACTCGTTCGGGGCGACCTGACGGTCGCCTCGATCGGCACGCTGTCCTACCGGAGGGGTCGCGAGTTCTTGGCCTTCGGCCACCCGATGTTCGGATTCGGGGAGTCCGACTACATGCTGACGACCGCCTACGTGCACACCGTTGTGCGCGCCCAGCGACTGCCCTTCAAGGAGGGCGACATCGGTTCGGTCGTCGGTGTGGTCTCGCAAGACCGGATCGCCGCCATCGGAGGGGAGGTCGGTCGGCTGCCGCGCGTGTTCAACGTCATGGTGACGGTGAACGACCAGGAAACCGGTCGTCGGGTCGAGCTGAGCGCGCAGATGATCCGGCGAGAGGACCTGGCGCAGCTGCTGGCGCCGCAGGTCGCCCTGGCGGCGCTGGACCGCGCGTGGGACGCAGTCGGCGCCGGCACCGCCGAGGTCAAACTTACGCTGCGCGGTGGCGGCTTGCCGCGTCCGGTGGAACGCACCAATCTCTTCTACAGCGGCCGCGACGTGGCCGTCGCCTCGGTCCTCGACATCCCGGACGCCATCAGGCTGCTGTTCAACAACGAGTACGCACCCATCAGGGCGACCGACCTGAGGGTGGAGGTGACGCTCACGCGCCGCCGGGTCACGGCGACGATCGCCGAGGCCCAGGTCGAGAGCCGTACGGTGCCGCAGGGCGGCCAGCTGCGGGTGCGGCTGCGCGTGCGACCCTACCAGGAGGAGGATCAGCTGTCGCGCGTCGTTGAGGTCGCAATCCCTCGCAACTTCCCGAAGGGGCCGACGCTGCTGGTCGTCAGCGGCGCCGGCAGCATGCGCGACGACGTGCCCCCGGACGTCCAGTTCGTGCAGAAGCTGCGCAGCGAGCCGCCGGCGTCGCCGTTCGACAAACTCGACGACGCCCTGCGGTTCTTCCAGGAGTTCGGACGCAACACCGACATCCTGATCCAGCTGATCCCGTTCGGGGTGCCGCCCAGCGACGATCCGACCAAACGCTTCATCTACTTCGACCAGTTCGCGGGACGGCTCGTGCGGACACCCTGGGTCGTCAAGGGCGAAGTGGTGATCCCGATCGTCGTGGACTGAATGGCGCAGACGGGCGAACCTTTCCCCCGTATGGGTCCGTAGGACCAGGCAGGACCGGGCCCCTGCCGGGCGACGTTGCATGCGTCGGCGGGGCCGACCAGATGCCGTGTGCGCATGCGAAGGGCCATTTCGATCGCAGCACTCGCACTCTTCGTCGCACTCTTGCTCGCGACCGCCACGGCGCTGTACCTGCTGCGCACCGGGGCAGTCGCCGACCGCATCCGCGGCGAAATGATGCGCGCCCTGCAAGACGCGCTCGGCCGCGATGTGTCCGTGGGGCGGCTGCGGGGCGACCCGTGGAGGGGGATCGTCCTGGAGGACATCCGGATCGCGCGCCACGAGCACCTGGCCGAGGGGGCGTTGCTGCGCGCCCGTTCGGCGACCATCACGTTCGACTTCGGCGCGCTGCTCGTTGACCTGTGGTCGGGCAGCCGCACCACCATCCCCGCGATCCGGCGTGTGGCCGTGGACGCTCCCATCCTCGCCCTGGTGCGCGGGGCGGACGGTCGGTGGAACGTGGAAGACCTCTTCCGTCCGCCACCGCCCGAAGCCCCGCCGACGCCGCCACCACCTGCGTTTCGCGGTGAGATCCACATCGCCCAAGGCGTGGTGCACTATCTGGATCGGTTCACCAGCCCGCACCTCGACTTCCGGGCCCTGCTGACCAACGTCGAGGCGACGTTCTCGCTGCGCGACAACCCGTTGCTGCGCGTCGCCGGGCGCGGCCGCGCCGCTGCCGGTGGGCCCTCGGACGTCGAGGTGCGCGGCTGGGTGCAGATCGAAGACGGCACACTCGATGTGGACCTGCGCGCCGACGGGTTTCCGGTGAGCACGTGGGGGAACTACTTGCTGCCGAGCCCGCGCGTGCGCTGGGAACGCGGCGCCGCGTCGGCGGCGCTGCATCTGTACAGCGTCCCGCACGCCGCCGGACCGACCCTGGACTTCCAGGGTACGGTGGATTTGCACGGCGCCGCAGTGCGACTGCTGCCGGAGGGGATTTCGCTGACCGGGCTGGTGGGTCGCATGCAGGTCGAAACGACGGCGCTGCGGACGGATGCGCTGCGGGTCCAGGCCGGCCGCGGCTCCGCCCGGGTGCGGGGTGAGGTGCTGCTGGCCGGCAGGGGGCAGCTGGATCTGGAGGTGGACGCACAGCGCCTCGACCTGGCGGTGGTGCGCCGCCTGTTCTTCCCGAACGCCGTGGCGATGCGGGGAGAGGCGACTGGCAGGCTGCGTCTTTTCGGACCGATGGACGCGGTGCGCATCCAGGGCAGCGTGCGCTCACCTCGGGCGGTGATCGAGGAGGTTGCTGTCCACAACGTGGCGACGGATCTGCACTATGCCGGCGGCATGCTGGCGCTGACGAACCTGCACGCGGCCGCCGCCGGTGGGATGCTTCGCGCCGACCTCGTCTTGGGCACCGAGGACGCGCGGTACTTCGCGGCGGCGACCGTCGAGCGCCTGCCGACCGATCTGGCCGGGGGGTTCGGCTTGGTGCTGCCGGTGCAGACACGGGCGAGCGGCTCTCTCATTGTGGGCGGCGGCCCCGATGGTCAACGGGTGGTCGGTGCCCTCGCCGGCGAGGGCGGTTCGGCATTCGGGTTTCCGATCGACACCCTGCGCGCCAGTTTCGCCTACGACGGTGGCCGCCTGCGTCTGCACAGCGCCGTGGCACGGCGCGGTCCGATGTCACTGGCGGCGTCGGGGACCGTCTTCGAGGGCGGCGATCTGGACGTCTTCGCCGTTGCACGCGGCGTGCCGCTGCGGCTGGTGACGGACCGCATCGGGAGTGCCGACCAGCTCGGCGGAACGCTCGGCTACGCGGGGCGCATCCGTGGCAGTTCTCAGATGCCGGTGCTCGACGGCACCGTACTCCTCACCGACGGTTTCGTGGGTCCGCTTGCGTTCGACGACTGGGTGGGGGAGCTGACCCTGTCTTTTGCACAACTGGACGTGCGGTGGTCGACCCTGCGCGACGGCACCGATCTGTACGGCATCGCCGGTCAGGCGCGCTGGGGTGCTGACCCGCGGCTTGCCCTCACGATGCGGACCGAGGGTGTGCGCGCGTCGCGCCTGGCCGAACTGGCACTGCTGCCCGTCCCGGTGGACGGACGCGTGGAGGGGGCGCTGCGGGTCACGGGGACGCCGCAACGCCCACGGGTGGACGGCGACGTGCGCCTGCTGCGCGGGGCGGTCGCCGGCCAGCGGGTAGACGAAGCGCGCGCGCGTTTCGTCTGGCAATCCGGCCGGCTACACCTGCAGGAGGCGACCGGGCGCGCCAACAGTTCCACGCTGCGGCTGGCCGGCACGGTCGACGAGCGGGGCGGGCTGCGGCTGTCGCTGCTAGCCGACCGCATCCGGCTGGAGGAGATTGGCGCACTGGCCAACCCGTACTTACGCGTCCGGGGCGACGTGAGCCTGGAAGGATCGCTGACCGGAACCGTCGGCGACCCGGTGATCGACGCCCGGGTGAACTCCAGCCGCATCGTCTTGAACGGGCAGGTCTTCGACGGCGTCGACGGGCGCGCGCGGTGGCGGTCGGGTGTGCTGTCGCTGCTGCCGCTGCGTCTGCACCAAGGCCGTTCCACCTACGTCGCCGAGGGCTGGTTGAGGCCTGTGGGCACGCCGACGGCGCAGCTCTCGTTGGATGTCCGCGATGGACGGCTGGCCACACTGCTGGCCATCTCCGACAGCCCGCTGGACATGGACGGCCTGCTGGAGGGCCGCCTGGCGCTGTCCGGACCGCTGGCCAATCCGCGCGCGGAGTTGAACCTGTCGATGCGCGACGGACATTACAACCGGTACCCGATTCGATCGGCGATCGGGCGGTTGGTCCTGAGCGACCGGAGGATCACGATCCGCGATCTGGAGGTGGTGCCCAAGCAGGGGCGCCTGCGGGCCGAGGGGTTCGTGGACCTGGACGGTGCAAGCGAGATCGAAATCGGCGGCGAGGGACTGGAGGTCGACGCGCTGCGACCCGTGCTGCGTCTGCGCCACCCGCTGGCCGGCACCATGGACTTTACGCTGCAGATGTCCGGTCCGCTGTCCGAGCCCGTCGTCGGACTCTCGCTGCAGGCTGCGGAGTTCGGTGTGGGCGCCCCGGCCGTCGATCGCGTGCTGGGACAGGTCTTCTACCGGGAGGGAACGATCAACATCCAGCAGATCCTGCTCGAAGCGCACGGACAGCGGGCCCGGATCGAAGGCCAGATTCCCGCGCGCGCCGACAGACTGTCGCTGGATCCGACACGGCCGCTGTCCCTGCGGCTGTCCGCGGACGGGACGGACCTGAGCCTGCTCCGGCTACTGACCCCTTCCGTGGAGGAGGCAACCGGCACCCTAGAGTTCCAGGTGGACGTGACCGGCACGACCGCCGAGCCTGCGATGGCAGGGTTCGCGCGCGTGCGCTCGGGCGGGTTGCGGATCGGCGGGCTGAACCAGCCGATCGAGGACCTCCAGCTCGATCTGCGCTTCGACCAAAGCCGCGCCGTCTTGGAGCGCCTGCACGCAGACGTCGGCGGCGGGCGGCTGGCGGCCAACGGGCAGGTGACGTTCCGAGACCTGCGTCCGGATGCAGCGGACCTGCGGATGGGTGCAACTGGGATCCGGATCGAGGTCCCGCCCGTCTACCGAGGCCGGGTCGACGGCGAGATCCGGTTGGACGGCCCCCTATCCGCCTTGCGCCTGAGCGGCCGCATCACGCTGGGTGCAGGCGAGTTGCTGCTGGCTCTGCCTGCCGCCACCACGAGTGCGAACCGGGCCGCCTTTCCGCTCTCATTCGCCCTCGACCTGGTCGCCGGCGACGACCTGTTCGTGGTCGCTGGTCCCGTCCGGCTGGGTGTGAGCGGCCAGCTGCGGTTGGGCGGCACGCTGGCGCGGCCCACGCTCGCCGGGACCGTGTCTGCAGGAGCGGGGGAGTTCCACGCGTTCGGGACCACGTTCGTGCTGGAGGAAGGCACGGCCACGTTCCAGGAGTTCCGCGGCGTAGAGCCGATGATCACGGCGCGGGCGCGGACGCGCGTGGGGGACACCACGGTCTTCGTGCACATCCGAGGCACACCGGGCGACATGCAGCTGTCGCTGTCGAGCGATCCGCCGCTGCCGCACGATCGCATCGTGGCGTTGCTGGCAGCGCAGACGGGAATCTCTCAGGCACTGGAGGGGAACGTCGAGGCGCTGCTGCGTCAGCAGTTGACGCGCCTGCTGTTCGGCGAGTTCGAAGCGCGGTTGCGTCAGGCGCTGGGGTTGAGCGAGCTGCGGATCGAGTATGATTTCGAGAGTCCGCTGCGGCTGCGGCTGGGTCAGTTGCTGGTTGAGAACCTGTACCTGACCCTGACGACGATCTTCGATGCGCAGACACGGTTCATCTGGGCGCTGGAGTACCGGTTCTCTCCCAGCGTCGCGTTGGCGTTCACGTACGACCAGCGAGGTCTGTGGCTGCTCTTGCTGCGTGCCCGGTTCGCATGGTAGGAAGCACAGTCCGGAGGTCGCGGTGTTCGACGACTACCTGAAAGAGCTTCGTAAGGTCCGCACCCTAACCGCTCCACAGGAACGTCGGCTGTGGGAGCGGTACAAGCTGCGGGGCGACCTCCGCGCGCGGAGGCGGCTCATCGAGGCGTACCAGCCGCTGGTGTTCAAGACGGTCATGGCGCTGCGCCTTCCGCCCGCGGTGCTCATGGACATGATCCAAGAGGGTACCGTGGGGCTGATCGAGGCGGTGGAGCGCTTCGATCCGGCGCGCGGTTTTCGGTTCTCGACGTTCGCCACCTACCGCATCCGAGGAAACGTGCTCAACGCACTGCGCAGGGAAAAGGGCGGGGTGCTGTCGCTGGAACAGGAACTGATGGCGCACACCGATCTGCCCGTGGCGACGCGGCTCGCGGACCCGGCTGCCCTGGAGGCGCTGGGCGCGGTGGAAGACGGGGTGTTCCTTGAGCAGGTCCTGCAAGCCATCGGCCGCTTGCCGGCCCGTGAGCGCGCGATCCTCTACGCGTTCTTCTTCGAGTCCAAAGAGCCGCAGGTGGTCGCACAGGAGATGCAGATCAGCGTCTCGCACATGTACCGGCTGCAGAAGCAGGCGATCGCGCGCGTTCGCGAGATCCTCTTCCCGCCGCCGTCGCCGGGGCCGCAACAGGTTTGACAGGGGCTGGATACTAGAAACCGTGAATCCCGTCGATCCCGCCGGGCGCGTGCTGCTCCACATGGTGGATGCCGAGGCGTGGCTGCGCCGCGCCCGGAGGGAGTGGCGACGGGGCGCGCGCGCGCGGACGCTGCTCACCCTCTCGCTGGCGGAAGCGGAGGTGCGCGTCGCGCGGCAGGAGGCGCTGTCGGCACCGCTGCCCACCCGTCGGACCTCCGCGGCGCGGCTGGCCGTCGCGGCGGCCTGTGCGGCCCTGGTCGGGATCCTCGGAGCCGGTGTCTGGTCGGGCATGCAGTGGGACGACTCCGACGGGACCGCCCGCGGCGTGATCGCCCGTCCTACTGAGGCGCGGATGCTGTCGCTGGGGTACGTGCCCGGCGTTGTCCTCCGACTCGTCGCTCCCGCGCGCGACGCCCTGTCCTCCGACCCGCGCCCGGCGCCGCTGGGCGGGCGGGACGGCGTTTTGACCCCCCTCCTGGTCGGCAGCGACGGGTGGACCCTGGAGCGGGGCGGCTTTGGGGAACCCTCGCTCCCCTGGTGGCTCCCCGACCCTGGGGGGACGGAGACGCCCTAGGTCTCAGGATGGGGTCCCGCGGCCAGACCTGTTGTGTTGGCGGAGGTGCGCGTGTGGCGGCGTAGTCGTCGGGTCGTGTTCGCG includes:
- the glmU gene encoding bifunctional UDP-N-acetylglucosamine diphosphorylase/glucosamine-1-phosphate N-acetyltransferase GlmU; its protein translation is MSVAAVVLAAGLGKRMRSARPKVVHPVGGRPMLLYVLDAVRAVATRSPIVVVGHGAEAVRAVLPADVQVAVQGEPRGTADAVRAAMPLLEGFQGAVVVAFGDTPLVSAQTFRALVAAHLDQGNAATLVTARLHDPHGYGRIVRDGAGAFVRIVEEPDCDERERAIQEINTGIACFRADMLHNALARVRPDNAQGEYYLTDVFRLLQQAGARIGTVSATEVTEIMGINSRRDLASAEAAMRRRTLQRLMDEGVTVVDPDTTFVDAAARIEPDTVLHPFTVIEGETTIGRGCAIGPGAHLVGARVADGVQIRWSVVEHSEIGEGSYVGPYAHLRPGTRLGRRVEVGNFAEIKNSQVGDGTRIHHVSYLGDATVGREVNIGAGTITCNLRYGVRGKQPTVIEDGAFIGSDTMLQAPVRIGAGAVTGAGSVVTKDVPAGKVAVGVPARVIRAAKPDGEGQP
- a CDS encoding ribose-phosphate pyrophosphokinase — translated: MNTSPKLFAGTANPPLARRVAACLDVPLAEAHVARYPDGEIEVRLDESVRGQDCFVLQPTCPPVNENLVELLAIVDALRRASASSITAVVPYFGYARQDRKAGPREPVTAKLVANLLTRAGVDHLLAMDLHAGQISGFFDIPLDHLSARMLLADYFAHKELHNPVVVSPDIGGVRRAREFAQALGAPLAIIDKRRDRPNQVAEVVHVIGKVYRRTAILVDDIVDTAGTLVMAAQALVRRGVVEVYACCSHAVLSGPAVERIAASAIRELVVTDSIPLRPSRRLDKIRVISVARLLADAIARMHAKTSVSELVTERLVAEVVEG
- a CDS encoding MraY family glycosyltransferase, coding for MFIPPYVLAAVLAWFVTYWTTPTARWVARRVGAVDFPGGRRINRRPLPRLGGIALFAGILGAALLTLPIRGDIAVVREPRYLVLAVPYAAIAPEYVGVLLGAVAISLLGLYDDVRPLSGAVKFPLIYLAAAIPTLFGVSASFVTNPISGQLLPLGVYGQIFTVLWIGSVAIAMNLIDGVDGLAAGIAAIVSATLFAATLARPNLPMMILCAAVVGSAVGFLRYNFNPARIIMGDGGAMLLGYLLGAMSVLGVFKTITALSLAVPLLAMGVPIFDTAFAILRRARRGLPIFHPDRGHLHHRLLDRGLTQRQTVFLLYGATGLLGTLALIVADSVDRHISVGLAVILTVTLLVFARRLGLMAPARGPLAGGPPSP
- the wecB gene encoding UDP-N-acetylglucosamine 2-epimerase (non-hydrolyzing); translation: MTRSAAIPVLAIVGTRPDAVKMAPVVQALRGDPAFRTILVATAQHREMLDQVLPLFDLAPDVDLDVMRPHQTLTEITTRTLDRLDEVFARTRPEMVLVQGDAAPSFCGALVAFYHRVAIGHVEAGLRTYDKYHPFPEEMYRHMTGVLADLHFAPTAAARENLLREGIPADRIFVTGNTVIDALHQISARPIAADALPEVPSDRRIVLVTAHRRENWGEPMRRICAALRTLVERFPDIEVVFSVHRNPIVREVVYEALGGLQRVHLIEPPDYGPFVHLQKRSYLILTDSGGVQEEAPGLGTPVLVMRETTERPEGVAAGVVRVVGTDEEVLVREASRLLSDAEAHRAMANAVNPYGDGRASARIVQALRFHFGLASGPPEAFDPPAPRGTF